A single genomic interval of Mangifera indica cultivar Alphonso chromosome 5, CATAS_Mindica_2.1, whole genome shotgun sequence harbors:
- the LOC123216686 gene encoding uncharacterized protein LOC123216686, which translates to MAFSVCSIKSLLLLLLMSAIPIAYIISLEQTKFATHVYQYHSSGYMRECAKWDQSHNRFLVSFIGGGIGQISVPHDNNLPQTVLNEVTVVKDVDLAGNASLGILLDHPRNRLLMVVTDLLWNKYSALAAYDLSTWKRLFLTQLSGPSDEKSLADDVAVDAEGNAYVTDAKASKIWKVGVNGGLLSIIRSPMFTAKEWYKNRVGLNGIVYHPNGFLIVIHTSSGNLFKIEIGNGKGEEIKLIKIEGGPLSSGDGMELLSPTKLAVAGHYPSARLVESCDGWETASVVAKFNGPLHRLASAVTVKDGQVYLNHILGPKKHLLVQAVF; encoded by the exons ATGGCCTTCTCAGTCTGCTCCATCAAATCACTCCTGTTATTACTCCTCATGTCAGCCATTCCCATTGCTTACATAATTTCCTTGGAGCAAACCAAATTCGCCACTCATGTGTACCAATACCACAGCTCTGGCTACATGCGTGAGTGCGCCAAGTGGGATCAATCCCACAACCGATTCCTCGTTTCCTTTATAGGAGGAGGAATTGGTCAGATATCAGTTCCCCATGATAATAACTTGCCCCAAACTGTTCTAAATGAAGTGACGGTGGTCAAAGATGTTGACTTGGCCGGGAATGCGTCGCTGGGGATCCTCCTTGACCACCCTAGGAACCGCCTCCTTATGGTGGTTACAGACCTTTTATGGAATAAGTACAGTGCACTCGCTGCTTATGATCTGTCAACGTGGAAACGTTTGTTTCTTACCCAACTCAGTGGCCCCA GTGATGAGAAATCATTGGCAGACGACGTAGCAGTTGATGCAGAAGGCAATGCATATGTTACTGATGCCAAAGCCAGCAAAATTTGGAAGGTAGGAGTGAATGGGGGGTTGCTATCAATCATTAGAAGCCCAATGTTTACTGCAAAAGAATGGTACAAAAACAGGGTTGGACTAAATGGAATTGTTTACCATCCAAATGGGTTCTTGATAGTAATTCATACATCAAGTGGGAATTTGTTTAAGATCGAGATTGGAAATGGGAAGGGCGAGGAAATTAAGTTGATTAAGATAGAGGGAGGGCCATTGTCATCTGGAGATGGAATGGAGCTGCTGTCTCCAACGAAGCTTGCAGTAGCTGGGCATTATCCTTCAGCAAGATTGGTGGAGAGCTGTGATGGGTGGGAGACGGCTTCTGTGGTGGCAAAATTTAATGGCCCTCTTCATCGGTTGGCCTCAGCGGTAACAGTGAAAGACGGGCAGGTGTATCTCAACCATATATTGGGCCCCAAGAAGCATCTCCTAGTCCAGGCTGTATTCTAG
- the LOC123216685 gene encoding protein trichome birefringence-like 6: MERQRSFSFKSTRFLVFSLTISSSLIFLTLISTWVIKSTPSIPEETHFHLNQLALNRSPKPLTLETLTGFSKNFSSQIFLIDSLNKPENSSSFAPPPDEAYKGDGLDDNNVSTIGQKSAPAAAPSLEEVEVQSNEGIEEKKIEAASTEKNEPPSDEQIEQKKIKAPSVEEIEVRAASAEKIEVTGDKRIEEKRLRSCDITKGRWLYDESYPLYTNASCPLIDEGFNCMSNGRVDKDYMKWKWQPQDCDIPRFNATKMLDLIRGKRLIFVGDSLNRNQWESMLCLLMGAIKDPRKVYETRGRRITKEKGDYSFRFVDYKCTVEYYASHFLVHEGKARVGQKRVQTLRIDSIDRGSSRWRGADILIFNTAHWWTHYKTRAGINYYQEGNLVHPQLDVSTAFRRALTTWASWVDKRINPRKTRVFFRNSAPSHFSGGQWNSGGHCREATQPLNETSSFIYPEKNVMVETVIKQMRTPVTILNITRLSEYRIDGHPSMYGAKPGGHYSSNIQDCSHWCLPGVPDTWNELLYFDLLSKQEDNLL; this comes from the exons ATGGAGAGGCAAAGAAGTTTCTCTTTCAAATCCACCAGATTCTTAGtattttctttaacaatttcttcttctttaatcttCTTAACACTCATCTCTACCTGGGTCATTAAATCTACTCCTTCCATTCCCGAAGAAACCCATTTTCACTTGAACCAACTCGCCCTTAATCGAAGTCCGAAACCTTTAACTTTAGAGACATTGACGGGCTTCAGTAAAAATTTCTCATCCCAAATATTCTTAATCGATTCTCTAAATAAACCTGAAAATTCTTCATCGTTTGCACCACCGCCGGACGAAGCTTACAAAGGTGATGGTCTAGATGATAACAATGTTTCAACTATAGGTCAAAAGAGTGCACCCGCGGCCGCTCCTTCGCTCGAGGAAGTTGAAGTTCAAAGCAATGAGGGGATTGAAGAGAAGAAGATTGAAGCGGCTTCAACTGAGAAAAATGAGCCTCCTAGCGATGAGCAGATAGAACAGAAGAAGATTAAAGCTCCGTCAGTTGAGGAAATTGAAGTTAGGGCAGCTTCGGCAGAAAAAATTGAAGTGACAGGTGATAAACGGATTGAAGAGAAGAGGTTAAGAAGCTGTGATATTACAAAAGGGAGGTGGCTTTACGACGAGAGCTATCCTTTGTACACAAATGCCTCATGCCCTCTTATAGATGAAGGTTTCAATTGTATGAGCAATGGAAGGGTGGATAAAGATTACATGAAGTGGAAATGGCAGCCTCAAGATTGTGACATCCCAAG GTTCAATGCCACCAAAATGCTGGACTTGATTCGAGGGAAAAGGCTGATTTTTGTGGGAGATTCACTAAATAGGAATCAATGGGAATCTATGCTGTGTTTGTTAATGGGAGCTATTAAAGATCCAAGGAAGGTCTATGAGACCCGTGGACGAAGAATCACCAAAGAGAAGGGAGATTATAGTTTTAGATTTGTG GATTATAAATGCACCGTTGAATATTATGCGAGCCATTTCTTAGTTCATGAGGGCAAGGCAAGAGTAGGGCAGAAGAGGGTGCAAACCTTGAGAATTGATTCTATTGATCGTGGCTCATCAAGATGGAGAGGAGCTGATATCTTGATTTTCAACACTGCACATTGGTGGACACATTACAAAACAAGAGCTGG GATTAACTATTACCAGGAAGGGAATCTAGTCCATCCCCAGCTCGATGTTTCTACAGCCTTTAGAAGAGCATTGACGACTTGGGCATCTTGGGTTGATAAACGCATCAATCCAAGGAAAACCAGAGTTTTCTTTCGCAATTCCGCACCTTCACATTTCAG CGGAGGTCAATGGAATTCGGGTGGTCACTGTAGGGAAGCTACTCAACCACTTAATGAAACTTCAAGCTTTATCTACCCTGAGAAGAATGTAATGGTAGAGACGGTCATAAAGCAGATGAGAACACCTGTAACAATCTTGAATATAACCAGACTGTCTGAGTACCGGATAGATGGCCATCCATCAATGTATGGTGCAAAACCAGGGGGTCACTACTCTTCCAACATTCAGGATTGTAGCCATTGGTGTCTTCCAGGTGTACCTGATACATGGAATGAATTGTTGTACTTTGATTTGCTTTCCAAGCAGGAAGATAATCTTCTATGA